The DNA sequence TTGATCGCGTTATTGACTGGGTTGAATATCACCAAACTATTGAGAAGTTAGCCACACAGATTCAAGCTTCAAAATGGGAATTTAACCAAATTTTGTGTTTGGCGAAAGGTGGTTTGCGGGTCGGCGATATTTTGGCACGCATTTTCGATCAGCCCCTCGCCATTCTCAATGTCAGAAGCTATGGCGGCTCTGATAATCGTCAACAGGGCAAGATTGAATTTGCCGAACATCTCACGAACTTTGGAAAGTTAGGCGATCGCCTGTTACTTGTCGATGATCTCGTAGATTCGGGTGTCAGTATCGAAAAAACGATGGAGTGGTTAAAAGCTTACGCACCAGAGATTACAGAAGTGAAAGTTGCAGTTCTTTGGTACAAGGCAAATTCTCAGGTGAAGCCAGACTATTTTGTGGAATATCTCGAAAATAACCCTTGGATTCAGCAGCCCTTCGAGCATTATGAACAAGGCTATTGAGCAGATTGCCACGGAAAAATAAAATTTATCGCGACCTTTCACATACAAAGAACGTTACTTTTCTTAAAGAAAAACAGGCGATCGCAGCAGGCTGAATTCCTTGTGAGACAATAGTCTAAGCTATTAAACTAAACAAGAATCCATTTATTAAAACCCCAATAATATGAGCGTCGTTAGTCAAGTTATCTTAAAAGCCGATGACGAGCTCCGCTATCCCAGCAGCGGTGAGCTGACCGGTATGAAGAG is a window from the [Limnothrix rosea] IAM M-220 genome containing:
- a CDS encoding phosphoribosyltransferase, which codes for MVDRVIDWVEYHQTIEKLATQIQASKWEFNQILCLAKGGLRVGDILARIFDQPLAILNVRSYGGSDNRQQGKIEFAEHLTNFGKLGDRLLLVDDLVDSGVSIEKTMEWLKAYAPEITEVKVAVLWYKANSQVKPDYFVEYLENNPWIQQPFEHYEQGY